From Novosphingobium sp. MMS21-SN21R, the proteins below share one genomic window:
- a CDS encoding shikimate dehydrogenase: MIRSGLLGRSILTSRSPELHEKEAQAQGLDLSYELFDFSSRGLADEDLAQVMADLVARGFSGFNVTFPFKQAVLPLLDELDESAGAVGAVNTVAIRGGRLIGYNTDMAGFRGSVIDGLPGAVLRHVVQLGAGGAGAAVANALMSIGVERLDIVDIDAARAGALAADLGARYPQRTVTAGSLGDLITDGADGIVNATPIGMNGKPGMPMAEDKIAPGQWVADVIYFPPETELLRVAKGKGCATINGVGMVVGQAARAFEIITGHAADAARMRASLG, translated from the coding sequence ATGATCCGCTCAGGCCTTCTTGGACGCTCCATTCTCACCTCGCGCTCGCCCGAGCTGCACGAGAAGGAAGCGCAGGCGCAGGGCCTGGATCTCAGTTACGAGCTGTTCGACTTTTCTTCGCGCGGCCTTGCCGACGAGGATCTGGCCCAAGTGATGGCGGATCTGGTGGCGCGGGGGTTCAGCGGGTTCAACGTGACATTTCCGTTCAAGCAGGCGGTGCTGCCGCTGCTCGATGAACTCGACGAAAGCGCAGGCGCGGTGGGCGCGGTCAATACCGTGGCGATCCGGGGCGGGCGGCTGATCGGCTACAACACCGACATGGCCGGGTTTCGCGGATCGGTGATCGACGGTCTTCCCGGCGCGGTCCTGCGCCATGTGGTGCAACTGGGCGCAGGCGGCGCAGGCGCGGCGGTGGCCAATGCGCTGATGTCGATCGGTGTCGAGAGGCTCGACATCGTGGACATCGATGCGGCGCGGGCTGGCGCTTTGGCGGCAGACCTTGGCGCGCGTTACCCGCAGCGGACGGTGACCGCCGGATCGCTGGGTGACCTCATTACCGATGGTGCCGACGGCATCGTCAACGCAACCCCCATCGGCATGAACGGGAAACCCGGCATGCCCATGGCCGAAGACAAGATTGCGCCCGGTCAATGGGTTGCCGATGTCATCTATTTCCCGCCGGAGACCGAGCTGCTTCGGGTCGCAAAGGGGAAGGGTTGCGCCACGATCAACGGCGTGGGCATGGTTGTGGGGCAGGCCGCGCGCGCGTTCGAGATCATCACCGGTCATGCTGCCGATGCCGCGCGGATGCGCGCCAGTCTGGGTTAG
- the araD1 gene encoding AraD1 family protein produces the protein MTLRLLQHRAADGQRSVIAAQGDAAHFLIGVDSIHALAMRAIAAGTGLAEAVQACRQGAGVDIAAELAAGRLIAPIGHDDPAHLAMTGTGLTHLGSAEGRDKMHRDAAAAEVQTDSMRMFLEGVAGGKPADGETGQQPEWFYKGDGSQLRGPGETLAMPAFAQDGGEEPELAGIYLIGPDGTPFRLGLTLANEFSDHVTERHNYLWLAHSKLRQAAIGPELLVGTPPAHVEGSSRIVRDGEVIWEKPFLSGEANMSHSLANLEAHHFKYAQFRRPGDVHVHFYGTATLSFSDGIRTAPGDVFEIEAAPFTLPLRNALARADAVPVKVQQL, from the coding sequence ATGACCTTGCGTTTGCTGCAGCATCGCGCCGCCGATGGCCAGCGCAGCGTGATCGCGGCGCAGGGCGATGCCGCGCATTTCCTGATCGGCGTGGACAGCATTCACGCGCTGGCGATGCGCGCGATTGCTGCGGGCACCGGGTTGGCTGAAGCGGTGCAGGCCTGCAGGCAGGGCGCGGGCGTGGACATCGCCGCCGAACTTGCCGCCGGACGGCTGATCGCGCCAATCGGGCACGACGATCCGGCGCACCTTGCCATGACGGGCACGGGCCTCACCCACCTCGGCTCGGCCGAGGGGCGCGACAAGATGCACCGCGATGCCGCCGCAGCCGAAGTGCAGACCGATTCCATGAGGATGTTCCTTGAAGGCGTGGCGGGTGGCAAGCCTGCAGATGGCGAAACCGGGCAGCAGCCCGAATGGTTCTACAAGGGCGATGGCTCGCAATTGCGAGGGCCCGGCGAGACGCTGGCCATGCCCGCCTTCGCGCAGGACGGCGGGGAGGAGCCGGAGCTTGCCGGGATCTACCTGATCGGGCCGGATGGCACGCCGTTCCGGCTGGGGCTGACGCTCGCCAACGAATTCAGCGATCATGTGACCGAGCGGCACAATTACCTGTGGCTGGCGCATTCCAAGCTGCGGCAGGCCGCCATCGGCCCCGAACTGCTGGTCGGCACGCCGCCCGCGCATGTCGAAGGCAGCAGCCGGATCGTGCGCGATGGCGAAGTTATCTGGGAAAAGCCGTTCCTTTCGGGCGAGGCGAACATGTCGCACAGCCTGGCCAATCTTGAGGCGCATCACTTCAAATATGCGCAGTTCCGCCGCCCCGGTGATGTGCACGTGCATTTCTACGGCACCGCCACGCTGTCGTTCAGCGACGGCATCCGCACCGCGCCGGGCGACGTGTTCGAGATCGAGGCCGCGCCGTTCACGCTGCCGCTGCGCAATGCGCTGGCGCGTGCGGACGCGGTGCCGGTGAAGGTGCAGCAATTGTGA
- a CDS encoding aldehyde dehydrogenase (NADP(+)), translating to MPELRSIDAATGEAFGPAFDTHGPADVAAACAAAEAAFDAYRGIAAEARAAFLERIGAEIAALGDDLIVMAMRESGLPRMRLEGERGRTIGQLKLFADVVRRGGWAGLRIDPALPERTPPRPDLRLRMIPLGPVAVFGASNFPLAFSTAGGDTASALAAGCPVVVKGHPAHPGTGAMVAGAILAAARACAMPEGVFAHLVGAGNELGAALVQDPRIAAVGFTGSRSGGLALVKLAQARAVPVPVYAEMSSVNPVLLLPAALAARGGELGAGFAASLTMGAGQFCTNPGLVLAIEGAGLEAFIAAAGEAIAAHDPAPMLTGGIHAAYEAGTALLAGHAKVATLAQGLEGAGARGQAAMFSTDAASFLADPALGHEVFGASSLLVRCADEAELRAVLAQVEGQLTVTLQMDDADAAMAARLLPLLERKAGRILRNGWPTGVEVTHAMVHGGPYPATSVARTTSVGSMAIDRFLRPVSYQNLPDALLPPELRGGGTQGWPKLIDGELA from the coding sequence ATGCCTGAATTGCGTTCGATCGATGCCGCCACCGGAGAGGCCTTCGGGCCAGCGTTTGATACGCACGGACCCGCCGATGTTGCCGCTGCCTGCGCCGCCGCCGAGGCTGCGTTCGATGCCTATCGCGGCATTGCAGCGGAAGCACGCGCCGCGTTCCTCGAGCGGATCGGTGCCGAAATCGCCGCACTGGGTGATGACCTGATCGTCATGGCCATGCGCGAGAGCGGGCTGCCCCGGATGCGGCTTGAGGGCGAGCGCGGGCGCACCATCGGCCAGCTCAAGCTGTTTGCCGATGTGGTGCGGCGCGGCGGCTGGGCGGGGTTGCGGATCGATCCGGCCTTGCCCGAACGCACCCCGCCGCGCCCCGATCTGCGGCTGCGGATGATCCCGCTGGGACCGGTCGCGGTGTTTGGCGCATCGAACTTCCCGCTCGCGTTCTCCACCGCCGGGGGCGACACCGCGTCTGCTTTGGCGGCGGGGTGCCCGGTGGTGGTCAAGGGCCATCCGGCGCATCCCGGCACCGGCGCCATGGTGGCGGGCGCTATCCTTGCGGCAGCGCGCGCTTGCGCCATGCCCGAGGGCGTGTTCGCGCATCTGGTCGGCGCGGGCAACGAACTGGGCGCGGCGCTGGTGCAGGACCCGCGCATTGCGGCGGTGGGCTTCACCGGATCGCGCAGCGGCGGGCTGGCGCTGGTCAAGCTGGCGCAGGCGCGGGCCGTGCCGGTGCCGGTCTATGCCGAGATGTCGAGCGTCAATCCGGTGCTGCTCTTGCCTGCCGCGCTGGCGGCGCGTGGGGGAGAGCTGGGCGCGGGCTTTGCAGCATCGCTGACGATGGGGGCGGGGCAGTTCTGCACCAATCCCGGCCTTGTGCTGGCGATTGAAGGCGCGGGGCTGGAAGCCTTCATCGCGGCGGCAGGCGAGGCGATTGCCGCGCACGATCCGGCGCCGATGCTGACCGGCGGGATTCATGCGGCGTATGAGGCGGGCACGGCGTTGCTGGCCGGGCATGCCAAGGTTGCCACGCTGGCGCAGGGCCTTGAGGGCGCAGGCGCTCGCGGGCAGGCTGCAATGTTCTCGACGGACGCCGCTTCGTTCCTGGCCGACCCGGCGCTGGGACATGAGGTGTTCGGCGCGTCGTCGTTGCTGGTGCGCTGTGCTGACGAGGCGGAATTGCGCGCGGTGCTGGCGCAGGTCGAGGGGCAGTTGACCGTGACATTGCAGATGGATGATGCCGATGCCGCCATGGCCGCGCGCCTGCTGCCGCTGCTGGAGCGCAAGGCGGGGCGAATCCTGCGCAATGGCTGGCCGACAGGGGTGGAAGTGACGCATGCGATGGTTCACGGCGGGCCTTATCCCGCCACGTCGGTCGCGCGCACGACGTCGGTCGGCAGCATGGCAATTGACCGTTTCCTGCGGCCGGTATCCTACCAGAACCTGCCCGATGCGCTGCTGCCGCCAGAACTGCGTGGCGGCGGGACGCAAGGTTGGCCGAAACTGATCGACGGGGAACTCGCATGA
- a CDS encoding IlvD/Edd family dehydratase, which translates to MQQGDEGKLRSRAWFDNPDNVDMTALYLERYLNFGLSLEELQSGKPIIGIAQTGSDLSPCNRHHLVLAERVRDGIREAGGIPLEFPVHPIQETGKRPTAGLDRNLAYLALVEVLYGYPLDGVVLTIGCDKTTPAALMAAATVNIPAIALSVGPMLNGWHKGERTGSGTIVWKARELLAKGEIDDAQFIKLVASSAPSTGYCNTMGTATTMNSLAEALGMSLPGSAAIPAPYRDRQECAYHTGKRIVEMVHEDLKPSDILTLPAFHNAIRVNSAIGGSTNAPIHLCAIARHIGVDLPLKDWETQGHKVPLLVNLQPAGEYLGEDYYHAGGVPAVVNQLIGQGLIDESAMTANGRTIGENCRGVAIEDEKVIRPFAQPLVTDAGFIVLSGNLFDAAIMKTSVISPEFRARYLSNPTDPEAFEGPAVVFDGPEDYHARIDDPATGITAETLLFMRGAGPIGYPGAAEVVNMRPPAYLMTEGVGALPCIGDGRQSGTSGSPSILNASPEAAAMGGLALLRTGDRVRIDLNKGTANVLIAQAELAERRAALEAAGGFAYPASQTPWQQIQRSMVGQMNTGAILEGAERYQRIAQTMGLPRDNH; encoded by the coding sequence ATGCAGCAGGGTGACGAGGGCAAGTTGCGGTCGCGCGCATGGTTCGACAATCCGGACAATGTCGATATGACCGCGCTCTATCTCGAGCGTTACCTCAACTTTGGCCTCAGCCTTGAGGAACTGCAATCGGGCAAACCGATCATCGGCATCGCCCAGACCGGCAGCGACCTCTCCCCCTGCAACCGCCACCACCTCGTACTGGCCGAGCGCGTGCGCGACGGTATCCGCGAAGCAGGCGGCATCCCGCTCGAATTCCCGGTCCATCCCATTCAGGAAACCGGCAAGCGCCCCACCGCCGGGCTTGACCGCAATCTGGCCTATCTCGCGCTGGTCGAAGTGCTCTATGGCTACCCGCTCGACGGGGTGGTGCTGACCATCGGCTGCGACAAGACCACGCCCGCTGCGCTGATGGCCGCCGCCACGGTAAACATCCCGGCCATCGCCTTGTCGGTCGGCCCGATGCTCAATGGCTGGCACAAGGGTGAGCGCACCGGATCGGGCACGATCGTGTGGAAGGCGCGCGAACTCCTCGCCAAGGGCGAGATCGACGATGCGCAATTCATCAAGCTCGTCGCCTCGTCCGCGCCATCGACCGGCTATTGCAATACGATGGGCACCGCCACCACGATGAACAGCCTTGCCGAAGCGCTCGGCATGTCGCTGCCCGGTTCCGCCGCGATCCCCGCACCCTATCGTGACCGGCAGGAATGCGCCTACCACACCGGAAAGCGCATCGTGGAAATGGTGCACGAGGATCTCAAGCCGTCCGACATCCTGACGCTTCCAGCGTTCCACAACGCGATCCGCGTCAATTCCGCTATCGGCGGATCGACCAACGCGCCGATCCACTTGTGCGCCATCGCCCGCCACATCGGCGTCGATCTGCCGCTCAAGGATTGGGAGACGCAAGGCCACAAAGTGCCGCTGCTGGTCAATCTTCAGCCCGCAGGCGAATATCTGGGCGAGGACTATTATCACGCTGGCGGCGTGCCAGCCGTGGTGAACCAGTTGATCGGCCAGGGCCTGATCGACGAGTCCGCGATGACCGCCAATGGCCGCACCATCGGCGAAAACTGCCGGGGCGTGGCCATCGAGGACGAAAAAGTCATCCGCCCGTTCGCCCAGCCGCTCGTCACCGACGCGGGCTTCATCGTGCTGAGCGGCAACCTGTTTGACGCCGCAATCATGAAAACCAGCGTGATATCGCCCGAATTCCGCGCGCGCTACTTGTCGAACCCCACCGATCCCGAGGCCTTCGAAGGCCCCGCCGTGGTGTTCGACGGGCCGGAGGACTACCACGCCCGGATCGACGATCCCGCCACCGGCATTACCGCCGAAACCCTCCTGTTCATGCGCGGCGCTGGCCCCATCGGCTATCCCGGTGCGGCCGAAGTGGTCAACATGCGCCCCCCCGCCTACCTGATGACCGAGGGCGTCGGCGCGCTGCCGTGCATCGGTGATGGCCGCCAGTCGGGCACCAGCGGCAGCCCCTCGATCCTCAACGCCAGCCCCGAAGCTGCCGCCATGGGCGGCCTTGCGCTGCTGCGCACGGGCGACCGCGTGCGCATCGATCTGAACAAGGGCACCGCCAACGTGCTGATCGCGCAAGCGGAACTGGCGGAGCGCCGCGCCGCGCTTGAAGCGGCGGGCGGCTTTGCCTATCCCGCATCGCAAACCCCGTGGCAGCAGATCCAGCGCTCGATGGTCGGGCAAATGAACACCGGCGCGATCCTCGAAGGCGCCGAACGCTACCAGCGCATCGCCCAGACGATGGGCCTGCCGCGCGACAATCACTGA
- a CDS encoding Gfo/Idh/MocA family oxidoreductase, translating into MSHPPIRIALVGMGKIAHDQHVPAIAGDGAFMLAATVSPRGPGVDGVQHFTALDAMLQAAEVDAVALCTPPQVRFELAVAAIAAGKHVFLEKPPGASLSEVAALEQMAAAAGVTLFASWHSRHAAGVEPARAWLAGKTIRRAHICWREDVRHWHPGQAWIWQAGGLGVFDPGINALSIATRIWPQPLYLETATLQVPANREAPIAADLMLRDAAGTQVSVDLDWRQTGKQTWDITVETDAGTLTLSDGGAVFSADGETRRAPDREYPLLYARFAELVQTRTSECDIAPLRLVADAFLRGRCETVEDFLE; encoded by the coding sequence GTGAGCCATCCGCCGATTCGCATCGCCCTTGTCGGCATGGGCAAGATCGCGCACGACCAGCATGTGCCGGCGATTGCAGGGGATGGCGCGTTCATGCTTGCCGCCACGGTCAGCCCGCGCGGACCGGGCGTTGACGGGGTGCAGCATTTTACTGCGCTGGACGCCATGCTGCAGGCTGCCGAGGTTGACGCGGTGGCGCTGTGCACGCCGCCGCAAGTGCGCTTTGAACTGGCGGTCGCGGCGATTGCGGCGGGCAAGCATGTGTTCCTCGAAAAGCCGCCGGGTGCGAGTTTGAGCGAGGTGGCGGCGCTGGAGCAGATGGCTGCTGCGGCGGGCGTCACGCTGTTTGCCAGCTGGCATTCGCGCCATGCCGCCGGGGTTGAGCCTGCGCGCGCGTGGCTGGCGGGAAAGACGATCCGCCGCGCGCATATCTGCTGGCGCGAGGATGTGCGCCACTGGCATCCGGGGCAGGCGTGGATCTGGCAGGCGGGCGGCCTCGGCGTGTTCGATCCGGGGATCAACGCGCTGTCCATCGCCACGCGGATCTGGCCGCAGCCGCTCTATCTGGAAACCGCGACCTTGCAGGTGCCCGCCAACCGCGAGGCCCCTATTGCCGCCGATCTCATGCTGCGCGATGCTGCAGGCACGCAGGTCAGCGTGGACCTCGACTGGAGGCAGACCGGCAAGCAGACCTGGGACATCACGGTGGAGACAGATGCGGGCACGCTGACGCTGTCAGACGGCGGCGCGGTGTTCAGCGCAGACGGCGAAACGCGCCGCGCCCCCGACCGCGAATACCCGCTGCTCTACGCCCGCTTCGCCGAACTGGTGCAGACCCGCACCAGCGAATGCGACATCGCCCCGCTGCGTCTGGTGGCAGACGCGTTTCTGCGCGGACGGTGCGAGACGGTGGAAGATTTTTTGGAGTGA
- a CDS encoding sugar MFS transporter: protein MAGPIGQASLVPDGSAPRAAYGPALTLLASLFFMWGFITVINNTLLPHLRSVFELNYTQTTLIESVWFIAYFFASIPSAKLIRRVGYQRAMVIGLLIMAAGALLMVPAAKLPSYGVVLTALFIIASGITLLQVAANPYVTVIGPAETGSSRLNLVQAFNSLGTTLAPLFAGYLILGRSKGGTMAEGGAALTAAERYADAQSVILPYVLVAVVLVALAVVIARFPLPAIGQSTQRVSQADRAGLSLWKHRNLVFGIPAIFIYLIAEIGVANLFINFVSQPDIAGITHEQASRYLALLWGGMMVGRFAGSFLMRTIPAEKVLAGFSVAAFAVMLVATFAHGPAAMWALIAVGLCHSIMFPTIFSLGIRGLGPLTEEGSGLLIMAIAGGALVVVQGWLADLYGLQWSFLLTAICELYVLFYALWGSRVTHPLPDEAPIA, encoded by the coding sequence ATGGCGGGACCGATTGGACAAGCGAGTTTGGTGCCAGATGGAAGTGCCCCGCGCGCGGCATACGGCCCAGCGCTGACGCTGCTCGCCAGCCTGTTTTTCATGTGGGGGTTCATCACCGTCATCAACAACACGCTGCTGCCGCATCTGCGCAGCGTGTTCGAGCTGAACTATACCCAGACCACGCTGATCGAGAGCGTGTGGTTCATCGCCTATTTCTTCGCCTCGATCCCTTCGGCAAAACTGATCCGCCGGGTCGGTTATCAGCGCGCGATGGTGATCGGATTGCTGATCATGGCGGCGGGCGCGCTGCTGATGGTGCCTGCGGCGAAGTTGCCTTCCTATGGCGTGGTGCTGACCGCGCTGTTCATCATCGCCAGCGGGATCACGTTGCTGCAGGTGGCGGCCAATCCCTATGTCACCGTGATCGGCCCGGCTGAGACCGGATCGTCGCGGCTCAATCTGGTGCAGGCGTTCAATTCGCTGGGCACCACGCTGGCGCCGCTGTTTGCGGGATACCTGATCCTCGGCCGCTCCAAGGGCGGCACGATGGCGGAAGGCGGCGCGGCGCTGACGGCGGCAGAGCGTTATGCCGATGCGCAATCGGTGATCCTGCCTTATGTGCTGGTGGCGGTGGTGCTGGTGGCGCTGGCAGTGGTGATCGCGCGGTTTCCGCTGCCTGCCATCGGCCAATCGACCCAGCGCGTTTCGCAGGCTGACCGCGCGGGATTGTCGCTGTGGAAGCACCGCAATCTGGTGTTCGGCATCCCGGCGATCTTCATCTACCTGATCGCTGAAATCGGCGTGGCCAACCTGTTCATCAACTTCGTCTCGCAGCCCGATATTGCCGGAATCACGCACGAGCAGGCCTCGCGCTATCTGGCGCTGCTTTGGGGCGGGATGATGGTCGGGCGCTTTGCCGGCAGTTTCCTGATGCGCACCATTCCGGCAGAAAAGGTGCTGGCGGGCTTCAGCGTTGCGGCCTTCGCAGTGATGCTGGTGGCGACTTTCGCGCATGGCCCTGCGGCGATGTGGGCGCTGATCGCGGTGGGGCTGTGCCATTCGATCATGTTCCCGACGATCTTCTCGCTCGGCATCCGGGGCCTCGGGCCGCTGACCGAGGAAGGCTCGGGCCTGCTGATCATGGCCATCGCGGGCGGTGCGCTGGTGGTGGTGCAGGGCTGGCTGGCTGACCTCTACGGGCTGCAATGGTCGTTCCTGCTGACCGCGATCTGCGAACTTTATGTCCTGTTCTATGCGCTGTGGGGATCGCGGGTCACGCATCCGCTTCCCGATGAAGCACCCATTGCCTGA
- a CDS encoding 2-dehydro-3-deoxy-6-phosphogalactonate aldolase → MPVTLDQALGALPLIAILRGITPAEAVPIADALYEAGFRCLEVPLNSPDPFASIAAMAAHLGTRALVGAGTVLTVADVARVREAGGGIVISPNTDVDVIAATKAAGMASLPAFFTPTEAFRALAAGADALKLFPAEAAGPATLKAVRAVLPAGTRVFPVGGIDASTIPAYLAAGAAGFGIGSSLYAPGRSAADVGERARALVATFTQVPR, encoded by the coding sequence ATGCCTGTGACACTCGACCAAGCACTCGGCGCGCTGCCGCTCATCGCCATCCTGCGCGGGATCACGCCTGCCGAGGCGGTGCCCATCGCCGATGCGCTTTATGAAGCGGGCTTCCGCTGCCTCGAAGTGCCGCTCAATTCGCCCGATCCCTTCGCCAGCATCGCCGCGATGGCCGCGCACCTTGGCACCCGCGCACTGGTCGGCGCAGGCACCGTGCTGACCGTAGCCGATGTGGCGCGCGTCCGCGAAGCAGGCGGCGGCATCGTCATCTCGCCCAACACCGATGTCGATGTCATCGCCGCCACCAAGGCCGCAGGCATGGCCTCGCTTCCCGCGTTCTTCACCCCGACCGAAGCCTTCCGCGCGCTCGCCGCCGGGGCCGATGCGCTCAAGCTCTTTCCCGCCGAAGCCGCCGGACCCGCCACGCTCAAAGCCGTGCGCGCGGTCCTCCCCGCCGGAACCCGCGTGTTTCCGGTCGGCGGCATCGATGCGAGCACGATCCCCGCCTACCTCGCCGCAGGTGCCGCAGGGTTCGGCATCGGCTCCTCGCTCTACGCGCCGGGCCGCAGCGCAGCCGACGTGGGCGAACGCGCGCGCGCCCTCGTCGCCACCTTCACGCAGGTGCCTCGGTAA
- a CDS encoding SMP-30/gluconolactonase/LRE family protein, translating to MLLGPIPRETRDLLGEGPVWVPERNRLFWVDILAPALNWLDLASGEVGRRPFHERIGWIIPRAGRSDFVIGLKSGFHLFDLDSGDITSIGDPEPDRPDNRLNDAKVDHAGRIWAGTKDDTDAAATGALYRLDPDLGWSRHDDHYQVTNGPTFSPCGTTLYHTDSGARTIHAFDLAPDGTLENKRLFLLFEDAWGYPDGMTTDAEGCLWVAHWGAARISRFDPAGQLMRQVTLPATNVTSMTFAGPDLSRMFVTSSADGLAHEPHAGALFEVDPGVCGLPPRAFAG from the coding sequence ATGCTGCTGGGACCAATCCCGCGCGAAACCCGCGACCTGCTCGGCGAAGGCCCGGTCTGGGTGCCCGAGCGAAATCGCCTGTTCTGGGTCGATATCCTCGCGCCCGCACTCAACTGGCTCGATCTTGCCAGCGGCGAAGTCGGCCGCCGCCCCTTCCATGAACGCATCGGCTGGATCATCCCGCGCGCGGGCCGCAGCGATTTCGTCATCGGCCTCAAGAGCGGCTTTCACCTGTTCGATCTCGATTCAGGCGACATCACCTCCATCGGCGATCCCGAACCTGACCGCCCCGACAACCGCCTCAACGATGCCAAAGTCGATCACGCCGGGCGCATCTGGGCAGGCACCAAGGACGATACCGACGCCGCCGCCACCGGCGCGCTCTACCGGCTCGATCCCGATCTTGGCTGGTCCCGCCATGACGACCACTATCAGGTCACCAATGGCCCCACATTCAGCCCCTGCGGCACCACGCTCTACCACACCGACAGCGGCGCGCGCACGATCCACGCCTTCGATCTTGCGCCGGACGGAACCTTGGAGAACAAGCGCCTTTTCCTGCTGTTCGAGGACGCATGGGGCTACCCCGATGGCATGACCACCGACGCCGAAGGCTGCCTGTGGGTCGCGCATTGGGGGGCTGCGCGGATCAGCCGCTTCGATCCTGCGGGCCAGTTGATGCGCCAGGTTACCCTGCCCGCCACGAACGTGACCAGCATGACCTTCGCCGGGCCGGACCTCAGCCGCATGTTCGTCACCTCGTCCGCCGATGGCCTCGCGCACGAACCCCATGCAGGCGCGTTGTTCGAAGTCGATCCCGGCGTATGCGGGCTTCCGCCCCGGGCATTCGCCGGATGA
- a CDS encoding 2-dehydro-3-deoxygalactonokinase, whose protein sequence is MTALIGIDWGSTNMRAFRFGASGEVLERRASPRGAAGLTPPEFESVLTETVADWTDGTTPIVLAGMVGGRTGWREAPYLPCPASPSALAAAALPLDTALGRAVILPGLSTRAENGSADVMRGEETQLLGAGLTAGLVVLPGTHSKWATLEQGRITTFATAMTGELYALLRHHSLLGQLASEGAFNEHAFARGVTRALDAGNFAPLLFSTRADVLLGDLPPQAVESYLSGLLIGGEIAGFGAKPATLIGNPQLVARYETALRLAGINAITIIDGDHAASRGLWAIGECL, encoded by the coding sequence ATGACCGCGCTGATCGGCATCGACTGGGGCAGCACCAATATGCGCGCCTTCCGCTTCGGCGCATCGGGCGAAGTGCTCGAACGCCGCGCCTCTCCGCGCGGCGCTGCAGGCCTGACGCCGCCCGAATTCGAAAGCGTGTTGACTGAAACCGTGGCGGACTGGACCGATGGCACCACGCCGATCGTGCTTGCCGGAATGGTCGGCGGGCGCACCGGTTGGCGCGAAGCTCCCTACCTGCCCTGTCCGGCCTCGCCCTCCGCGCTGGCCGCCGCCGCGCTTCCGCTGGACACCGCACTGGGCCGCGCCGTCATCCTGCCGGGCCTCTCCACCCGCGCCGAAAATGGCTCGGCTGACGTCATGCGCGGCGAGGAAACCCAGCTGCTTGGCGCTGGCCTCACCGCTGGCCTCGTCGTCCTCCCCGGCACGCACAGCAAATGGGCGACGCTCGAACAGGGCCGCATCACCACTTTTGCCACCGCGATGACCGGCGAGCTTTACGCCCTGCTGCGCCACCACTCGCTGCTCGGCCAGCTTGCCAGCGAAGGCGCGTTCAACGAGCACGCCTTCGCACGCGGCGTCACGCGCGCGCTGGACGCAGGCAACTTCGCCCCGCTGCTGTTCTCCACCCGCGCCGATGTGCTGCTGGGCGACCTGCCGCCGCAAGCGGTGGAAAGCTACCTGTCCGGCCTGCTCATCGGCGGCGAGATCGCCGGGTTTGGTGCAAAACCGGCAACCCTGATCGGCAACCCGCAGCTTGTCGCCCGCTATGAAACCGCGCTGCGCCTTGCCGGGATAAACGCCATCACCATCATCGACGGCGATCACGCCGCCTCGCGCGGCCTCTGGGCCATCGGAGAATGCCTGTGA